Proteins encoded within one genomic window of Candidatus Binatota bacterium:
- a CDS encoding sulfotransferase family protein produces MTIVSGLPRSGTSMLMRMLGAGGIEPLSDGKREADDDNPHGYFEYEPIRKLADDASCIYRARGRSVKVISALLEHLPADLDYRVLFVLRDMTEVLASQRRMLGNRGKLAGNADDGRLAELFGRHLEQVKSRLNAATGTGVLYLDYAATVRDPVSAAQQVNVFLGGALNETAMAAAVSGELYRNRAGQQG; encoded by the coding sequence GTGACAATCGTCTCGGGCCTGCCACGCTCGGGCACCTCGATGCTCATGCGCATGCTCGGGGCCGGCGGAATCGAACCCCTGAGCGACGGCAAGCGCGAGGCCGATGACGACAACCCGCACGGCTATTTCGAGTACGAGCCGATCAGGAAGCTCGCCGACGACGCCTCGTGCATCTACCGGGCACGGGGGCGGTCGGTCAAGGTGATTTCAGCCCTGCTCGAGCACCTGCCCGCCGACCTTGACTACCGCGTGCTCTTTGTCCTGCGCGACATGACCGAAGTGCTGGCCTCGCAGCGCCGCATGCTGGGCAACCGGGGCAAGCTGGCCGGAAACGCCGATGACGGTCGCCTTGCCGAGCTCTTCGGCCGCCACCTTGAGCAGGTCAAGAGCAGGCTCAACGCAGCGACCGGCACCGGGGTGCTCTACCTGGACTACGCTGCCACGGTGCGGGATCCGGTCTCGGCCGCGCAACAGGTCAACGTGTTTCTCGGTGGCGCTCTCAACGAAACTGCGATGGCCGCTGCCGTCAGCGGAGAGCTGTACCGCAACCGCGCGGGGCAACAGGGGTGA